TCGACCCGAAGCACGTCTGGGACGTCGTGGCCCGGGCTCTCGCCGAGGACCTGCCCGACCCGCGGGCCGACGACCCGACCAGCTCCTCGACGATCCCGCTCGACGCGCGTGGCGAGGCGGTGTTCGCGGCGCGTGAGCCGGGGGTCGTCGCCGGGCTCGGCGTCGCCGCCGTCGCGTTCGCCGCCGTGGGCGCCGACGCCACGATCACCGGGCGGCTCCCCGACGGCGCGCGGGTGGCGAAGGGCGACGTCGTGATGCGCGTCCAGGGCCTGACGCAGCGGATGCTCGTCGCCGAGCGCACGGCGCTCAACCTCGCCTGCCACCTCTCGGGCATCGCCACGGCGACGGCCCGCTGGGTCGACGCGCTCGAGGGGTCCCCGACCCGGGTGCTCGACACCCGCAAGACGCTGCCCGGCCTGCGCACGCTGCAGAAGTACGCCGTGCGCTGCGGTGGCGGGGTCAACCACCGCTCGAGCCTGCAGGACATGGCGATGGTCAAGGACAACCACGTCGTCGCGGCCGGGGGCGTGCTGCCCGCGCTCGAGGCCATCCGCGGCCGCCACCCCGGCCTGCCCGTGGAGGTCGAGGTCACCACGCTCGACCAGCTCGAGGAGCTGCTCGCGCTGCCCGAGCCGCCCGAGCGGGTCCTGCTCGACAACATGGGCGACGACCTGATGGCCGAGGCCGTGCGCCGCACGGCGGGGCGGGTGCCGCTGGAGGCGAGCGGCGGCATCACGCTCGAGCGGGCCGCCCGCATCGGCGCGACCGGCGTCGACTTCGTCTCGGTGGGGGCGCTCACCCACTCGGTCGTCGTCCTCGACATCGGCATGGACCTCCTGCCGGCCCCGACTCCCGCGGAGGTGCTGCCATGACGCTGCTCGCCGTCGACATCGGCAACAGCCACACGTGCGTCGGCCTCCTCGACGGCGAGGAGGTCACCGCGCACTGGCGGGTCAACACCGACGAGCGCCGCACCGCCGACGAGTGGTCGGTGCTGCTGCGCGGGCTGGTCGCCGAGCGGATCCACGACGTCGACGGCGTGGCCGTGTGCGCCACCGTGCCCGCCGTGCTGCACGAGTGGCGCGAGATGCTCGAGCGCCACTTCGGCGACGTCCGTGCCATCGTCGTCGAGCCCGGCGTGCGCACCGGCATCCCGGTCCTGATGGACAACCCCCGCGAGGTCGGTACCGACCGGATCGTCAACTCGCTGGCCGCCGCGACGCTCTACGGCGGCCCGGCGATCGTGGTCGACTTCGGCACCGCGACGACGTTCGACGTGGTCAACGCCAAGGGCCAGTACGTCGGCGGCGCGATCTCGCCGGGCATCGAGATCTCGCTCGAGGCGCTGGGCCGCCGCGGCGCGCAGCTGCGCAAGGTCGAGCTCGCCAGGCCGCGGTCGGTCATCGCCAAGAACACCGTCGAGGCGCTGCAGAGCGGGATGGTCTTCGGGGTCGCGGCGCAGGTGGAGGGCCTGGTGGCGCGGATGGTCGCCGAGCTCGGGGTCGCATCCGAGGACGTCACCGTGATCTCCACCGGGCACCTGGCCGCGCTGCTCGTCGAGGACTGCGGCTGTTTCACCGTGCATTCCCCGTGGCTCACCCTCCAGGGATTGCGATTGGTGTTCGAACGCAATTCCTGAATTGCGACGTCAGGAATTGCCTGCTCCTTTTGCGCCCGCTCGCGTTGTGCTGCCAGACTGTTCTTTGTCCGTAATTCAGGTAAAGGAAGAGGAATCGGCCATGGCGCAAAAGGTAAACATCGTGCTCGTCGACGACCTCGACGGCACCGAGGCCACCGAGACCGTCTCCTTCGGCCTCGACGGCACCACCTACGAGATCGACCTCAACGACGCCAACGCCGCCGCGCTCCGTGAGGCCCTGAGCGGCTACGTGGGCCACGCCCGCAAGG
The sequence above is drawn from the Nocardioides sp. zg-1228 genome and encodes:
- a CDS encoding Lsr2 family protein; the encoded protein is MAQKVNIVLVDDLDGTEATETVSFGLDGTTYEIDLNDANAAALREALSGYVGHARKVAGGGRRTRRSSGGSASSSSSNTKDVREWAKAQGMEVSERGRISADVQQAYDAAH
- a CDS encoding type III pantothenate kinase, which gives rise to MTLLAVDIGNSHTCVGLLDGEEVTAHWRVNTDERRTADEWSVLLRGLVAERIHDVDGVAVCATVPAVLHEWREMLERHFGDVRAIVVEPGVRTGIPVLMDNPREVGTDRIVNSLAAATLYGGPAIVVDFGTATTFDVVNAKGQYVGGAISPGIEISLEALGRRGAQLRKVELARPRSVIAKNTVEALQSGMVFGVAAQVEGLVARMVAELGVASEDVTVISTGHLAALLVEDCGCFTVHSPWLTLQGLRLVFERNS
- the nadC gene encoding carboxylating nicotinate-nucleotide diphosphorylase produces the protein MTRLDDVPAEVLDDLRAAGLDPKHVWDVVARALAEDLPDPRADDPTSSSTIPLDARGEAVFAAREPGVVAGLGVAAVAFAAVGADATITGRLPDGARVAKGDVVMRVQGLTQRMLVAERTALNLACHLSGIATATARWVDALEGSPTRVLDTRKTLPGLRTLQKYAVRCGGGVNHRSSLQDMAMVKDNHVVAAGGVLPALEAIRGRHPGLPVEVEVTTLDQLEELLALPEPPERVLLDNMGDDLMAEAVRRTAGRVPLEASGGITLERAARIGATGVDFVSVGALTHSVVVLDIGMDLLPAPTPAEVLP